From one Lolium rigidum isolate FL_2022 chromosome 4, APGP_CSIRO_Lrig_0.1, whole genome shotgun sequence genomic stretch:
- the LOC124648194 gene encoding polyubiquitin-B-like, translated as MKIFVKTLAGKTMSVMVDPSDTINVVKAKIQDQERLLFGGKELDDRCTLADYGIQDESSLDLDLRRPKRRKMQIFVKGLTGKTRTLRVEELDTVESVKAMIEEVEGAPVSEQRLLFGGGQMEDGRTLKDYRITKESTIHLCLRLRSCMKIFVKTLAGKTMSVMVDPSDTINVVKAKIQDQERLLFGGKELDDRCTLADYGIQDESSLDLDLRRPKRRKMQIFVKGLTGKTRTLRVEELDTVESVKAMIEEVEGAPVSEQRLLFGGGQMEDGRTLKDYRITKESTIHLCLRLRYGQIRLTKHVFKNNVNLI; from the exons ATGAAGATCTTTGTGAAGACCCTGGCCGGCAAGACGATGAGCGTCATGGTCGATCCATCAGACACCATCAACGTTGTCAAGGCGAAGATCCAGGACCAGGAGCGCCTTCTCTTCGGCGGGAAGGAGCTGGACGATAGGTGCACTCTGGCCGATTACGGCATTCAGGACGAGTCCAGTCTTGACCTCGATCTGCGCCGCCCcaagagaaggaagatgcagatcTTCGTCAAGGGGCTGACCGGCAAGACCAGGACCCTTCGTGTCGAGGAACTGGACACCGTCGAGAGCGTCAAGGCGATGATCGAGGAGGTCGAGGGCGCCCCCGTGAGCGAGCAGAGGCTTCTTTTTGGTGGGGGTCAGATGGAGGACGGACGTACCTTGAAGGACTATCGCATCACTAAGGAGTCGACGATTCACCTCTGTCTTCGCCTCCGGTCGTGC ATGAAGATCTTTGTGAAGACCCTGGCCGGCAAGACGATGAGCGTCATGGTCGATCCATCAGACACCATCAACGTTGTCAAGGCGAAGATCCAGGACCAGGAGCGCCTTCTCTTCGGCGGGAAGGAGCTGGACGATAGGTGCACTCTGGCCGATTACGGCATTCAGGACGAGTCCAGTCTTGACCTCGATCTGCGCCGCCCcaagagaaggaagatgcagatcTTCGTCAAGGGGCTGACCGGCAAGACCAGGACCCTTCGTGTCGAGGAACTGGACACCGTCGAGAGCGTCAAGGCGATGATCGAGGAGGTCGAGGGCGCCCCCGTGAGCGAGCAGAGGCTTCTTTTTGGCGGGGGTCAGATGGAGGACGGACGTACCTTGAAGGACTATCGCATCACTAAGGAGTCGACGATTCACCTCTGTCTTCGCCTCCG ATACGGTCAAATTCGTTTAACAAAACATGTCTTTAAAAACAATGTAAACCTAATATGA